The genomic region TAAACATCCAGGCGAAGGATACTTTCCAGACTGCTCCCCCCTTCCTCGAGGACCGCTATGAGGTTATCCAGGATTCTGTTAACCTGTTTTCCAATGTCCCCGTCAACCAGTTTCCCGGTTGACGGATCCAGTGGGATCTGCCCGGCGCAAAATATGGTATTATTCCACGATATACCCTGGCTGTAGGGCCCGATGGCGGCCGGCGCACGGTCGGTATTTATGACTTTTCTAGCCATTGAATGCTCCCGTTTAAAAGCAGCTGTCAGTTCCGCCGATGGCGGGATCAACTAAAAGCTGTAACCTGTCTTATTCAGCTGCTCCTCTTCTTTTTTCAACAGTAAGGGGCGCCCTGAAGAGCGCCCCTTAACGTTGTATTTTCTATTTAAACCTGACCGGATCTAAAACCCGGAAATATGCAAAATTAATCGTTGCAGAAAGGACTATACCATGGGCATACAACGTCAGCTTCATAGTACTCTGTTACATCCAGTACCATGAAACCACCCTTGGGG from bacterium harbors:
- a CDS encoding Rid family detoxifying hydrolase, coding for MARKVINTDRAPAAIGPYSQGISWNNTIFCAGQIPLDPSTGKLVDGDIGKQVNRILDNLIAVLEEGGSSLESILRLDVYLTDLSLFPEVNECLAQVFNNNPPARVTVEVSGLPMGAQIEMAAIAAIE